The following proteins are co-located in the Citrobacter freundii ATCC 8090 = MTCC 1658 = NBRC 12681 genome:
- a CDS encoding glycerol dehydrogenase, whose amino-acid sequence MLKVIQSPAKYLQGPDASTLFGQYAKNLADSFFVIADDFVMKLAGEKVLNGLHSHDISCHAERFNGECSHVEINRLIAILKQHGCRGVVGIGGGKTLDTAKAIGYYQKLPVVVIPTIASTDAPTSALSVIYTEAGEFEEYLIYPKNPDMVVMDTAIIAKAPVRLLVAGMGDALSTWFEAKACYDARATSMAGGQSTVAALSLARLCYDTLLAEGEKARFAAQAGVVTDALERIVEANTYLSGIGFESSGLAGAHAIHNGFTILEECHHLYHGEKVAFGTLAQLVLQNSPMEEIETVLNFCQKVGLPVTLAEMGVKEDVDGKIMAVAKATCAEGETIHNMPFPVTPESVHAAILTADLLGQQWLAR is encoded by the coding sequence ATGCTAAAAGTTATTCAATCTCCAGCCAAATATCTCCAGGGTCCTGACGCTTCCACCTTGTTTGGTCAATACGCTAAAAACCTGGCGGACAGCTTTTTTGTGATTGCGGATGACTTCGTGATGAAGCTGGCGGGAGAGAAAGTACTCAACGGCCTGCACAGCCACGACATTAGCTGCCATGCGGAACGCTTTAACGGTGAATGTAGCCATGTTGAAATTAATCGACTGATTGCCATTCTGAAACAGCACGGTTGTCGCGGCGTGGTTGGTATTGGCGGCGGGAAAACGCTGGATACCGCCAAAGCGATTGGTTACTACCAGAAGCTGCCGGTGGTGGTGATCCCGACTATCGCATCTACCGATGCGCCAACCAGCGCGCTGTCCGTTATCTATACCGAAGCCGGTGAGTTTGAAGAGTATCTGATCTACCCGAAAAACCCGGATATGGTGGTGATGGACACTGCGATCATTGCCAAAGCGCCGGTACGTCTGCTGGTGGCTGGGATGGGCGATGCGCTCTCGACCTGGTTTGAAGCGAAAGCCTGTTATGACGCCAGAGCGACTAGCATGGCGGGCGGACAGTCCACCGTGGCGGCGCTGAGCCTGGCGCGCTTGTGCTATGATACCCTGCTGGCGGAAGGCGAGAAGGCACGCTTTGCTGCGCAGGCTGGCGTGGTGACCGATGCGCTGGAGCGTATTGTCGAAGCTAACACTTACCTCAGCGGCATCGGCTTTGAAAGCAGCGGTCTTGCAGGGGCGCATGCGATCCACAACGGCTTTACGATTCTGGAAGAGTGCCACCATTTGTACCACGGTGAAAAAGTCGCCTTTGGTACGCTGGCGCAACTGGTGCTGCAAAACAGCCCGATGGAAGAGATCGAAACCGTGCTGAATTTCTGTCAGAAAGTCGGCCTGCCGGTAACGTTAGCGGAAATGGGCGTGAAAGAAGACGTTGACGGCAAGATCATGGCCGTGGCGAAAGCGACCTGCGCAGAAGGTGAAACCATCCACAATATGCCGTTTCCGGTAACGCCTGAAAGCGTACATGCCGCTATCTTGACGGCAGATCTGCTGGGACAGCAGTGGCTGGCGCGTTAA
- a CDS encoding glycerol dehydratase reactivase beta/small subunit family protein, with protein sequence MSLSSPGVHLFYHSRWQDTRVLDELCWGLEEQGVPCRAICCNEHDCALALSKLAAKSSTLRVGLGLNATGDIALTHAQLPEDRALIRGHITAGIAQIRTLGANAGQLVKVLPFSEIK encoded by the coding sequence ATGTCACTTTCATCACCGGGCGTACATCTGTTTTATCACTCGCGCTGGCAGGATACTCGCGTGCTTGATGAGCTGTGCTGGGGACTGGAAGAGCAAGGCGTCCCTTGTCGGGCAATCTGTTGCAACGAGCATGACTGCGCACTGGCATTGAGCAAACTTGCGGCCAAAAGCTCAACGCTACGTGTCGGTCTGGGTCTTAACGCCACGGGTGATATTGCTTTAACCCACGCCCAGTTGCCCGAGGATCGGGCGCTGATCCGTGGTCATATCACCGCCGGAATTGCGCAGATCCGCACGCTTGGCGCCAATGCTGGTCAACTGGTCAAAGTGCTTCCCTTCAGCGAGATAAAATAA
- a CDS encoding cob(I)yrinic acid a,c-diamide adenosyltransferase: MYRIYTRTGDKGTTALFGGSRIDKDDIRVEAYGTVDELISQLGVCYASTRQAGLRQDLHAIQKMLFVLGAELASDEKGLARLQQRIGEEDTQALEQLIDRNMAQSGPLKEFVIPGKNLASAQLHVARTLTRRLERVLIAMSRSLTLRDEPRRYINRLSDALFSMARIEETSPDACA; the protein is encoded by the coding sequence ATGTACCGCATCTACACCCGAACCGGCGATAAAGGCACGACCGCACTGTTTGGCGGCAGCCGTATCGACAAAGACGACATCCGCGTTGAGGCCTATGGCACGGTGGATGAACTGATTTCCCAACTTGGCGTCTGCTATGCCAGCACGCGTCAGGCCGGGCTACGCCAGGATCTGCACGCCATACAGAAAATGCTGTTTGTTCTGGGTGCGGAACTCGCCAGCGATGAGAAAGGACTCGCTCGCTTACAACAGCGTATTGGTGAAGAGGATACTCAGGCGCTGGAGCAGCTTATTGACCGTAATATGGCGCAAAGCGGCCCGCTCAAAGAGTTTGTTATTCCGGGGAAAAATCTCGCATCGGCACAGCTACACGTTGCGCGAACCCTGACGCGCCGACTGGAGCGGGTCCTCATCGCGATGAGCAGATCGCTAACGTTACGCGATGAACCCAGGCGTTATATCAACCGACTGTCAGACGCGCTGTTCTCGATGGCGAGAATTGAAGAAACTAGTCCAGATGCTTGCGCTTAA
- a CDS encoding GlcG/HbpS family heme-binding protein produces the protein MNKSQQIATITLAAAKKMAQAVEAKALEISVPVVFSVVDRGGNTLLMQRMDDAFVTSCDISLNKAYTACCLRQGTHEITDAVQPGASLYGLQLTNQQRIVIFGGGLPVILNGKLIGAVGVSGGTVEQDRLLAETALNCFSEL, from the coding sequence GTGAATAAGAGCCAACAAATTGCCACCATTACGCTGGCGGCTGCAAAAAAAATGGCGCAGGCCGTTGAGGCTAAAGCGCTTGAGATCAGCGTTCCGGTGGTCTTTTCCGTGGTGGATCGCGGTGGGAATACGCTGCTAATGCAACGCATGGACGATGCGTTTGTCACCAGCTGTGATATCTCTCTTAATAAAGCGTATACCGCCTGCTGTCTGCGCCAGGGTACCCATGAAATTACCGACGCGGTACAACCTGGTGCTTCGCTATATGGTTTACAGCTTACCAACCAACAGCGCATTGTTATTTTCGGCGGCGGTTTACCTGTCATATTAAACGGTAAATTAATTGGTGCCGTTGGCGTTAGTGGCGGCACCGTGGAACAAGACAGATTATTAGCAGAAACCGCACTGAATTGTTTCTCTGAATTATAA
- the dhaT gene encoding 1,3-propanediol dehydrogenase translates to MSYRMFDYLVPNVNFFGPNAISVVGERCKLLGGKKALLVTDKGLRAIKDGAVDKTLAHLREAGIDVVVFDGVEPNPKDTNVRDGLEVFRKEHCDIIVTVGGGSPHDCGKGIGIAATHEGDLYSYAGIETLTNPLPPIVAVNTTAGTASEVTRHCVLTNTKTKVKFVIVSWRNLPSVSINDPLLMLGKPAPLTAATGMDALTHAVEAYISKDANPVTDAAAIQAIRLIARNLRQAVALGSNLKARENMAYASLLAGMAFNNANLGYVHAMAHQLGGLYDMPHGVANAVLLPHVARYNLIANPEKFADIAEFMGENTDGLSTMDAAELAIHAIARLSADIGIPQHLRDLGVKEADFPYMAEMALKDGNAFSNPRKGNEKEIAEIFRQAF, encoded by the coding sequence ATGAGCTATCGTATGTTTGATTACCTGGTGCCAAATGTGAACTTCTTTGGCCCCAATGCTATTTCCGTTGTCGGCGAACGCTGCAAACTGTTAGGCGGTAAAAAAGCGCTGCTGGTTACTGATAAAGGTCTGCGGGCCATTAAAGACGGCGCGGTAGATAAAACCCTCGCCCATTTACGTGAAGCGGGCATTGACGTGGTGGTTTTTGATGGCGTTGAACCTAACCCCAAAGACACCAACGTGCGTGACGGTCTGGAAGTCTTTCGCAAAGAGCATTGCGATATCATCGTTACCGTCGGTGGCGGTAGCCCGCATGACTGCGGTAAAGGCATCGGTATCGCAGCAACTCACGAAGGCGATCTCTACAGCTATGCCGGGATTGAAACCCTGACCAACCCGCTGCCGCCGATCGTTGCGGTAAATACCACTGCCGGTACCGCCAGCGAAGTCACCCGCCACTGCGTGCTGACCAATACAAAAACCAAAGTGAAGTTTGTGATTGTCAGTTGGCGCAACCTGCCGTCGGTCTCCATTAACGATCCGCTGCTGATGCTCGGCAAACCCGCCCCGCTGACCGCCGCGACGGGTATGGACGCCCTGACCCACGCCGTAGAAGCCTATATTTCCAAAGATGCCAACCCGGTCACCGACGCTGCCGCTATTCAGGCTATTCGCCTGATCGCACGCAACTTGCGTCAGGCCGTAGCGCTGGGCAGCAACCTGAAAGCTCGCGAGAACATGGCCTACGCCTCCCTGCTGGCAGGTATGGCTTTCAACAACGCCAACCTCGGCTACGTTCACGCGATGGCGCATCAACTTGGCGGTCTGTACGACATGCCGCACGGCGTGGCGAATGCCGTACTGCTGCCGCACGTGGCGCGCTATAACCTGATCGCTAACCCGGAAAAATTTGCTGACATTGCAGAGTTTATGGGCGAAAACACTGACGGACTTTCCACCATGGATGCCGCAGAACTGGCCATTCACGCCATTGCTCGTCTCTCTGCTGACATCGGCATTCCGCAGCATCTGCGCGATCTGGGTGTCAAAGAAGCCGATTTCCCGTACATGGCGGAAATGGCGCTGAAGGACGGCAACGCCTTCTCTAACCCGCGCAAAGGGAACGAGAAAGAAATTGCCGAGATCTTCCGTCAGGCATTCTGA
- the dhaR gene encoding dihydroxyacetone kinase operon transcriptional regulator DhaR — translation MTAHTHSIGKEVSSVIAQSWHRCSKFMQRETWQAPHQAQGLTFESICRRKTALLTIAQAALEDAWEFMDGRPCALLILDESACILSRCGDPQTVEQLAELGFRDGSYCAESIIGSCALSLATMPGQPTKTSGDQHFKQALHPWSFCSTPVFDNHGRLFGSISLCCLVEHECVSDLSLTLAIAREVGNSLLTDSLLAESNRHLNQMYGLLESMDDGVMAWNEQGVLQFLNARAALLLHLDAQASQGKNIHDLLNLPMLLRRAIKHARGLNHVEVTFESQHQFVDAVITLKPIVEEQGNSFILLLHPVEQMRQLMTSQLGKVSHTFEQMSTDDPETRRLIHFGRQAARGSFPILLCGEEGVGKELLSQAIHNESERASGPYIAVNCQLYANSVLGQDFMGSAPTDDENGRLSRLELANGGTLFLEKIEYLAPELQSALLQVIKQGVLTRLDARRLIPVDVKVIATTTVDLANLVEQNRFSRQLYYALHSFEIVIPPLRARRSSIPSLIFTRLNSLKKRFSYSLKIDDDALAQLVAYSWPGNDFELNSIIENIAISSDNGHIRLSNLPDYLFAERPGLETASSLLPASLTFTAIEKEAIIHAARVTSGRVQEMSQLLNIGRTTLWRKMKQYDIDASQFKRKHLD, via the coding sequence ATGACGGCGCACACGCATAGCATCGGGAAGGAAGTCTCTTCAGTCATTGCCCAGTCATGGCATCGTTGCAGCAAGTTTATGCAGCGGGAAACCTGGCAGGCGCCGCATCAGGCGCAGGGGCTGACCTTTGAGTCGATTTGTCGTCGCAAGACGGCGTTGCTGACGATTGCTCAGGCTGCGCTGGAAGATGCCTGGGAGTTTATGGACGGCCGCCCGTGCGCGCTGCTGATTCTGGATGAATCAGCCTGTATTCTCAGCCGTTGCGGCGATCCGCAGACGGTAGAACAGCTGGCGGAGCTTGGGTTTCGTGACGGCAGCTACTGTGCGGAAAGCATCATTGGCAGTTGTGCCCTGTCGCTGGCGACGATGCCGGGTCAGCCGACAAAAACCTCTGGCGATCAGCATTTTAAACAGGCGCTGCATCCGTGGTCGTTCTGCTCGACGCCGGTCTTCGATAACCATGGTCGACTGTTCGGCTCCATTTCGCTGTGTTGTCTGGTGGAGCATGAGTGCGTTTCTGATTTATCCCTGACGCTGGCGATTGCCAGAGAAGTCGGCAACTCTTTGCTGACCGACAGCCTGCTGGCTGAATCCAACCGCCATCTGAACCAGATGTACGGGCTGCTGGAGAGTATGGATGATGGTGTGATGGCCTGGAACGAACAGGGCGTATTGCAGTTCCTCAATGCACGAGCGGCGCTGCTTTTGCATCTCGATGCGCAGGCCAGTCAGGGGAAAAACATTCACGATCTGCTTAATCTCCCCATGCTGCTGCGCCGGGCGATCAAACATGCCCGCGGTCTGAATCACGTCGAAGTTACCTTTGAAAGCCAGCATCAGTTTGTTGATGCCGTCATTACCCTGAAGCCGATTGTTGAGGAGCAGGGCAACAGCTTTATTCTGCTACTGCATCCGGTGGAACAAATGCGCCAGCTGATGACCAGCCAGCTCGGCAAGGTGAGCCACACCTTTGAGCAGATGTCGACTGACGATCCGGAAACCCGCCGCTTGATCCATTTTGGACGCCAGGCAGCGAGGGGGAGTTTCCCGATCCTGCTGTGCGGGGAAGAGGGTGTTGGTAAAGAGCTGCTGAGTCAGGCCATCCACAATGAAAGCGAGCGCGCCAGCGGGCCGTATATCGCAGTGAACTGTCAGCTGTATGCCAACAGCGTACTGGGGCAGGATTTTATGGGCAGTGCGCCCACCGACGATGAAAATGGCCGGTTGAGCCGTCTTGAACTGGCGAACGGCGGCACGCTGTTTCTGGAAAAAATTGAATATCTGGCGCCGGAGCTGCAATCCGCGCTGTTACAGGTGATCAAACAGGGGGTATTAACCCGCCTGGATGCCCGTCGGCTGATTCCGGTGGATGTCAAAGTGATCGCCACCACCACGGTTGATCTCGCCAATCTGGTGGAGCAAAACCGCTTTAGCCGTCAGCTGTATTATGCGCTGCACTCTTTTGAGATAGTGATCCCACCGCTGCGGGCGCGGCGCAGTAGTATTCCCTCGCTGATTTTTACGCGGCTGAATAGCCTGAAAAAACGCTTTTCATACAGTTTGAAGATCGACGACGACGCGCTGGCGCAACTGGTGGCCTATTCGTGGCCGGGCAATGACTTTGAGCTGAACAGCATTATCGAAAACATCGCCATCAGCAGTGATAACGGCCATATTCGGCTGAGCAATCTACCGGATTATTTGTTTGCCGAACGTCCGGGTCTGGAGACGGCGTCTTCACTGCTGCCTGCTAGTCTGACGTTTACCGCTATTGAAAAAGAGGCGATTATCCATGCTGCCCGCGTCACCAGCGGGCGCGTGCAGGAGATGTCGCAACTGTTGAATATCGGCCGCACTACCTTGTGGCGCAAGATGAAGCAGTACGACATTGATGCCAGCCAGTTTAAGCGCAAGCATCTGGACTAG